In a genomic window of Nocardiopsis mwathae:
- a CDS encoding universal stress protein encodes MTRLLVPLDGSAEALAVIGPALRIARTLQVPLELMTVHDPVRGEWAADIDEVAAGIAYEHVEVSVVGTGWAGDVIVGLVADQPGTVVCMATHNRDRLTRMVVGSVTEHVLHHAAAPLLMVGPGHLPEPEDSGYDRALVCLDGGPRDEFAIAVAECWARQLKLELELVHVTESSGVDGATARLSRIAERLQESGRAAAATVLTGTHPAQRLTELMAERPKTLAVLASHGRVGLSRIVLGSVSSKVLQASPLPLLLTRAP; translated from the coding sequence GTGACCCGCCTTTTGGTGCCGCTGGACGGCTCCGCCGAGGCGCTGGCGGTGATCGGTCCGGCCCTGCGCATCGCCAGGACACTGCAGGTTCCCCTGGAACTCATGACGGTCCACGACCCCGTGCGGGGCGAGTGGGCCGCCGACATCGACGAGGTCGCCGCCGGCATCGCCTACGAGCACGTCGAGGTCTCCGTGGTCGGCACGGGATGGGCGGGCGATGTGATCGTCGGCCTGGTGGCCGACCAGCCCGGCACGGTGGTGTGCATGGCCACGCACAACCGGGACCGGCTGACGCGCATGGTCGTGGGGAGCGTGACCGAGCACGTGCTCCACCACGCCGCGGCCCCACTGCTGATGGTCGGCCCGGGTCACCTACCGGAGCCGGAGGACAGCGGCTACGACCGCGCCCTGGTGTGCCTCGACGGCGGACCGCGCGACGAGTTCGCCATCGCCGTGGCCGAATGCTGGGCCCGTCAGCTCAAGCTGGAGCTGGAGCTGGTCCACGTCACCGAGTCGTCCGGCGTCGACGGCGCGACGGCACGCCTGTCCCGGATCGCCGAGCGCCTCCAGGAGAGCGGCCGGGCGGCCGCTGCCACGGTCCTGACGGGGACGCACCCCGCCCAGCGGCTCACCGAGCTGATGGCCGAACGCCCCAAGACGCTGGCGGTGCTGGCCAGCCACGGCCGCGTGGGGCTGTCCCGGATCGTTCTCGGGAGCGTGAGCTCCAAGGTTCTGCAGGCCAGCCCGCTCCCCCTTCTGCTCACCCGGGCACCGTGA
- a CDS encoding aminotransferase class IV encodes MRVWIAGAGFGRGRVVDADEARIPVLDHGITVGDGVFETVKGIGGEPFALSRHLRRLARSATGIGLAEPDLDLIADGVRQALDANPDVPSSRIRITVTGGPGPLGSERTGGELTCVVAIGPMGPSEPVTDVAVVPWTRNENGALAGMKTTSYAENVMALEYARERGGGEAIFANTAGNLCEGTGSNIFVVLDGRLVTPPLSAGPLAGITRELVLEWAGGEEADVPMSALADISEAFLTSTGRDVQPIRAIGDRVLPAAPGPVTAKVQEVFTERAASDLDP; translated from the coding sequence ATGCGGGTGTGGATCGCCGGGGCCGGTTTCGGCCGCGGGCGCGTTGTCGACGCCGACGAGGCCCGGATTCCGGTGCTGGACCACGGGATCACGGTCGGTGACGGTGTGTTCGAGACGGTGAAGGGAATCGGTGGGGAGCCGTTCGCCCTCAGCCGCCACCTGCGTCGGCTGGCCCGCTCGGCCACGGGCATCGGACTCGCCGAGCCCGACCTCGACCTCATCGCCGACGGGGTGCGCCAGGCGCTGGACGCCAACCCGGACGTGCCGTCCTCCCGGATCCGCATCACCGTGACCGGGGGGCCCGGTCCGCTCGGGTCCGAGCGGACGGGGGGCGAGCTCACCTGCGTCGTGGCCATCGGGCCGATGGGCCCCTCCGAGCCGGTGACCGACGTCGCGGTGGTTCCGTGGACCCGCAACGAGAACGGGGCGCTCGCGGGGATGAAGACGACCTCCTACGCCGAGAACGTGATGGCGCTGGAGTACGCGCGTGAGCGCGGGGGAGGAGAGGCGATCTTCGCCAACACCGCCGGGAACCTGTGCGAAGGGACCGGCAGCAACATCTTCGTCGTGCTCGACGGGCGGCTGGTCACCCCGCCGCTGTCCGCGGGACCGCTGGCGGGGATCACCCGCGAGCTGGTCCTGGAGTGGGCCGGGGGTGAGGAGGCCGACGTGCCGATGTCGGCGTTGGCCGACATCTCCGAGGCGTTCCTGACCTCCACCGGCCGCGACGTGCAGCCGATCCGCGCGATCGGCGACCGGGTGCTCCCCGCTGCCCCGGGGCCGGTGACGGCCAAGGTCCAGGAGGTGTTCACCGAGCGCGCCGCCTCCGACCTGGACCCGTGA
- a CDS encoding FAD-dependent monooxygenase codes for MRIVVVGAGIAGVTLATALRDSGVETVLLEQTQDIAPVGGGLQLAPNAARPLLHLGLGPDLAEVGVRLESRDMLHWADGALVHSTPMGSEFEKRYGAPFYTLLRSDLHGILLDAAPPGCVRRGRYVTDVLENSDVVTLRCADGQEVNGDAAIGADGVHSFIRSLLNEERPRPGGRVIYRGLIRADRLPRRLTEPRMRVWMGSDRYFSCYPVSGGRTISFNALIPARGNHPESWTAAGRIDDVGRALGGWHADVHTLLAAAEWIGAWGMQDRATVPVWHCERVALMGDAAHPTLPFFAQGTNLAVEDAVVLAERLRRSTAFTVGGSLAAYAEVRRRRVEQVHGSFLAALRSLARADSEVRREMLAESEMATADWIYGYDAERDAPVAGPPVEGAWSSGDARPP; via the coding sequence GTGCGGATCGTGGTCGTGGGCGCCGGCATCGCGGGGGTGACGCTGGCGACCGCTCTGCGCGACAGCGGAGTCGAGACCGTCCTGCTGGAGCAGACACAGGACATCGCCCCGGTGGGCGGCGGACTGCAACTCGCCCCGAACGCCGCCCGCCCGCTGCTGCACCTGGGCCTGGGCCCGGATCTCGCGGAGGTCGGGGTGCGGCTGGAGAGCCGGGACATGCTCCACTGGGCCGACGGTGCCCTGGTGCACTCCACCCCCATGGGCTCCGAGTTCGAGAAGCGCTACGGCGCCCCCTTCTACACCCTGCTCCGCTCCGACCTGCACGGAATCCTGCTGGACGCGGCTCCCCCCGGTTGTGTGCGGCGGGGACGTTATGTCACCGATGTGCTGGAGAACAGCGACGTGGTGACGCTGCGGTGCGCCGACGGCCAGGAGGTCAACGGCGACGCCGCGATCGGAGCCGACGGCGTGCACTCCTTCATCCGGTCGCTGCTCAACGAGGAGCGGCCGCGTCCCGGCGGCCGGGTGATCTACCGGGGGCTGATCCGGGCCGACCGGCTCCCCCGGCGTCTCACCGAGCCCCGGATGCGGGTGTGGATGGGATCGGACCGGTACTTCTCCTGCTACCCGGTGTCGGGCGGGCGGACGATCAGCTTCAACGCGCTGATCCCGGCCCGGGGCAACCACCCGGAGTCGTGGACCGCGGCCGGGCGGATCGACGACGTCGGGCGCGCGCTGGGCGGCTGGCACGCCGACGTGCACACCCTGCTGGCCGCGGCCGAGTGGATCGGTGCGTGGGGGATGCAGGACCGCGCGACGGTCCCGGTGTGGCACTGCGAGCGCGTCGCGCTGATGGGCGACGCCGCCCACCCGACTCTGCCGTTCTTCGCGCAGGGCACCAACCTGGCGGTGGAGGACGCCGTCGTGCTCGCCGAGCGCCTGCGCCGGTCGACGGCGTTCACGGTGGGCGGGTCGCTGGCCGCCTACGCCGAGGTTCGCCGCCGACGGGTGGAGCAGGTGCACGGGAGCTTCCTGGCGGCGCTGCGCTCGCTTGCGCGTGCGGACAGCGAGGTGCGCCGCGAGATGCTCGCCGAGTCGGAGATGGCGACGGCGGACTGGATCTACGGTTACGACGCCGAGCGGGACGCCCCGGTGGCCGGCCCCCCGGTGGAGGGGGCATGGAGCTCCGGGGACGCCCGTCCGCCGTAG
- a CDS encoding PGPGW domain-containing protein, translating to MRMHSHPALRWTWRISVGVVGTVVLIAGIIMCVTPGPGIGGILLGLAILATEFRWARGPLRRARRWAVSAADRALEAKRRHMGRR from the coding sequence ATGCGCATGCACTCCCACCCCGCGCTGCGCTGGACCTGGCGGATCTCCGTCGGTGTCGTCGGCACGGTCGTGCTGATCGCCGGCATCATCATGTGCGTCACTCCCGGTCCCGGAATCGGCGGGATCCTGCTGGGGCTGGCGATTCTCGCGACCGAGTTCCGCTGGGCGCGCGGCCCGCTGCGGCGCGCCCGCCGCTGGGCGGTGAGCGCCGCGGACCGGGCGCTGGAGGCGAAGCGGCGGCATATGGGCCGCCGTTGA
- a CDS encoding potassium/proton antiporter produces the protein MTAQLPADGWVLATGLLLISAILAAGFANRIRMPGLLLFLGLGMLIADDGLGWVTLDDPQIAQIGGTVGLLLILFEGGLTTKPGDIRRAAAPGFLLATVAVVITAVVLGGGTYLLLDVQPLTAFLIGAVVASTDAAAVFAMLRRAPLPRRIASLLEVESGANDPIAIMLTVGLLATWHGAPGPGDWALFAVVQLGGGIAVGALTGLAGSWLLTRVNLGPAGVYPVLALGIAALSYGLAALLGASGFLAVYITGLLVGARVPLHRRGIRTFHEGLSNTAEVGLFLMLGMLVFPSQLPGVAGPALAISVILVLVARPVAVTLCLVWFGYSRREIVFVSWVGLRGAVPIVLATFPFVADHPDGALIFNVVFFIVLVSAAVQGASIRTVARWLGLTDGDHTLTPVAEEVPISDVNTELVEVRVTPGLYIIGQRLTDLNPPHGLVTTVVRGSHMLAPTPHTRVREGDLLIVAMPRRPDANKLVTAWAKGEARQ, from the coding sequence ATGACAGCTCAGCTGCCTGCTGACGGATGGGTTCTGGCAACCGGACTCCTGCTGATATCGGCCATCCTAGCCGCGGGGTTCGCCAACCGGATCCGCATGCCCGGCCTCCTGCTCTTCCTGGGGCTGGGCATGCTCATCGCCGACGACGGCCTGGGCTGGGTCACCCTCGACGATCCGCAGATCGCCCAGATCGGAGGGACCGTCGGGCTCCTCCTCATCCTGTTCGAGGGCGGACTGACCACCAAACCGGGCGACATCCGGCGCGCCGCAGCACCTGGATTCCTACTGGCCACCGTCGCCGTGGTCATCACCGCAGTGGTCCTGGGCGGGGGCACCTACCTGCTGCTGGACGTCCAACCCCTCACCGCCTTCCTGATCGGAGCGGTGGTCGCCTCGACGGACGCGGCCGCCGTCTTCGCGATGCTGCGCCGAGCGCCTCTCCCGCGTCGGATCGCGTCGCTGCTGGAGGTGGAGTCGGGTGCCAACGACCCGATCGCGATCATGCTCACGGTCGGGCTCCTCGCCACGTGGCACGGTGCTCCCGGCCCCGGCGACTGGGCGTTGTTCGCCGTCGTGCAGCTGGGCGGCGGCATCGCCGTGGGCGCCCTGACCGGTCTGGCCGGAAGTTGGCTGCTGACGCGGGTCAACCTCGGTCCCGCGGGCGTCTACCCGGTCCTCGCCCTGGGGATCGCGGCGCTCTCCTACGGTCTGGCCGCGCTGCTGGGGGCGTCCGGTTTCCTCGCCGTCTACATCACCGGGCTGCTCGTGGGGGCACGCGTGCCCCTGCACCGCCGCGGCATCCGCACCTTCCACGAAGGGCTGTCCAACACCGCCGAGGTAGGGCTGTTCCTGATGCTGGGGATGCTGGTCTTCCCCTCCCAGCTGCCCGGCGTGGCAGGTCCCGCGCTCGCGATCAGCGTGATCCTGGTCCTCGTGGCGCGCCCTGTCGCCGTCACCCTCTGCCTCGTGTGGTTCGGCTACAGCCGGCGCGAGATCGTCTTCGTCAGCTGGGTCGGCCTGCGCGGCGCGGTGCCGATCGTGCTGGCCACCTTCCCCTTCGTCGCCGACCACCCCGACGGCGCGCTCATCTTCAACGTGGTCTTCTTCATCGTCCTGGTCTCCGCGGCGGTCCAAGGAGCGAGTATCCGCACGGTCGCGCGCTGGTTGGGGCTGACCGACGGCGACCACACCCTGACCCCCGTGGCCGAGGAGGTGCCCATCAGCGACGTCAACACCGAGCTCGTCGAGGTGCGCGTGACGCCGGGGCTGTACATCATCGGGCAGCGGCTGACGGACCTGAACCCCCCGCACGGACTGGTGACCACGGTCGTTCGCGGCAGCCACATGCTGGCGCCCACGCCGCATACCCGGGTGCGCGAGGGCGACCTGCTCATCGTCGCGATGCCGCGCCGCCCGGACGCGAACAAGCTCGTCACCGCGTGGGCGAAGGGCGAGGCGCGGCAGTAG
- a CDS encoding SsgA family sporulation/cell division regulator: MNSSGTTASAELGLRLVVPDRTAVPLVARLDYTADDPYAIKVAFHTGEDEPVEWIFARELLTVGIVRPVGEGDVKVWPARGESERTINIALSSPFGQAEFDAPVAPLAEFLHRTYEIVPAGQEGDYIDLDSEIERHLYS; the protein is encoded by the coding sequence ATGAACAGTAGCGGCACCACTGCCAGCGCCGAGCTGGGCCTGCGGCTCGTGGTCCCCGACCGCACGGCGGTCCCACTGGTCGCGCGGCTCGACTACACCGCCGATGACCCCTACGCCATCAAGGTGGCTTTCCACACGGGCGAGGACGAGCCCGTCGAGTGGATCTTCGCGCGCGAACTCCTGACGGTGGGCATCGTGCGCCCCGTCGGCGAGGGCGACGTGAAGGTCTGGCCCGCCCGCGGCGAGAGCGAGCGCACCATCAACATCGCGCTCTCCTCCCCGTTCGGACAGGCGGAGTTCGACGCCCCGGTCGCGCCGCTGGCGGAATTCCTGCACCGCACGTACGAGATCGTGCCTGCCGGCCAGGAGGGCGACTACATCGACCTGGACTCCGAGATCGAACGACACCTCTACTCCTGA
- a CDS encoding roadblock/LC7 domain-containing protein: protein MTSQSTAPGELSWLLDDLLTRAQGTQHAIVLSTDGLLMASSSRLDRSAAEHLAAITSGLHSLAGGASKQFGAGGIRQSIIEMDEAFLFVAAAGEGACMALVSDTECDVGAVAFEMHKVIERVGEYLSAPPRPDMPTTPARVER from the coding sequence ATGACCTCACAGAGCACCGCACCTGGCGAACTGAGCTGGTTGCTCGATGACCTGCTCACGCGCGCGCAAGGCACGCAGCATGCCATCGTGCTGTCGACCGACGGACTGCTGATGGCGTCATCCAGCAGACTCGACCGATCCGCCGCCGAACACCTCGCGGCCATCACCTCGGGACTGCACAGCCTGGCCGGGGGCGCCAGCAAGCAGTTCGGCGCCGGCGGCATCCGGCAGAGCATCATCGAGATGGACGAGGCCTTCCTGTTCGTCGCGGCCGCCGGAGAAGGCGCCTGCATGGCACTGGTCTCCGACACCGAGTGCGACGTCGGCGCCGTGGCCTTCGAGATGCACAAGGTGATCGAGCGGGTCGGCGAGTACCTGTCGGCACCGCCCCGCCCGGACATGCCCACCACACCCGCCCGGGTGGAGCGCTGA